From Methanosarcina lacustris Z-7289, one genomic window encodes:
- the iorA gene encoding indolepyruvate ferredoxin oxidoreductase subunit alpha, with product MTEKKLLMGNEAIALGAIEAGVQVVTGYPGTPSTEALETILRYADRCGIYTEWSSNEKVALETAVGAAYSGAKVLVTMKQVGLNVASDPLMSLTYIGVKGALVLLVADDPGPHSSQTEQDTRAFGHFANIPVLDPANPQEAYELTKLAFELSHEFEIPVILRTTTRVSHSCRDVELAIAEPAAVEASCEGFTKDRRWTIFPRLTAERHPWLENVQVQLSERFSGLPYNSVSGSGKIGIIASGVSALYVKEVVKGFEGLFTLFRVGTVYPFPEKAALSFLKGIEKLIVVEELDPYLEEQALQLTGRAHLPVDIYGKKNGFFPVSGEYNVDIVIDGVNKVLADLGETSRLSHASPAILRGELPPLPVRAPTLCAGCMHRTVFYAFKQAAKQLKKDSQIETIFSGDIGCYTLGNAFPLNMVDTCLCMGAGMSIAGGLFRTNPEVKQVAFIGDSTFFHSGIPAVVNAVYNGADVTLAVLDNRTTAMTGHQPHPGIGVTALGSPSKAIDIAGVVRSCGVEFVRIVETGNLENSLENCIEAAKEAMEFKGPSAIVFKGKCVGITKSGTRLTIDPEICTGCGFCVKQLGCPAIFLPAGEDKPLIQDSCSGCGLCAQICPSGAIRESGVKK from the coding sequence TTGACTGAAAAAAAACTGTTAATGGGTAATGAAGCCATTGCACTTGGAGCTATAGAAGCCGGAGTCCAGGTAGTTACCGGGTATCCGGGAACTCCCTCGACCGAAGCTCTGGAGACAATTCTCCGGTATGCGGACAGGTGCGGGATTTATACCGAGTGGTCGAGCAACGAAAAGGTTGCACTTGAAACGGCTGTAGGGGCGGCTTATTCCGGGGCAAAGGTTCTTGTGACCATGAAACAGGTAGGATTAAATGTAGCATCCGACCCCCTGATGAGCCTGACCTACATCGGCGTAAAAGGGGCTCTTGTCCTGCTTGTAGCCGATGACCCGGGCCCTCATTCCTCCCAGACCGAGCAGGATACTAGGGCTTTTGGGCATTTTGCAAATATCCCTGTCCTTGACCCTGCAAACCCTCAGGAAGCTTACGAACTTACAAAGCTGGCTTTTGAGCTTTCGCATGAATTTGAAATCCCGGTCATCCTCAGGACTACCACAAGGGTTTCCCACAGCTGCAGGGATGTGGAACTCGCAATTGCAGAACCTGCGGCTGTTGAAGCTTCCTGTGAAGGCTTTACAAAGGACAGGCGCTGGACTATTTTCCCAAGGCTTACTGCCGAGCGGCACCCCTGGCTTGAAAATGTGCAGGTGCAGCTTTCCGAGCGCTTTTCAGGGCTTCCTTACAATTCCGTTTCGGGAAGCGGAAAAATAGGGATTATAGCTTCAGGAGTTTCCGCCCTCTACGTAAAGGAGGTTGTAAAGGGTTTTGAAGGGCTTTTTACCCTCTTCAGGGTCGGGACAGTGTATCCGTTTCCGGAAAAGGCAGCCCTTTCCTTCTTAAAGGGGATCGAAAAACTGATCGTGGTCGAAGAACTTGACCCTTACCTCGAAGAACAGGCCCTCCAGCTTACCGGAAGGGCTCACCTGCCTGTTGACATATATGGAAAAAAGAACGGCTTTTTCCCGGTAAGCGGAGAATACAATGTAGATATTGTTATTGACGGCGTCAACAAAGTGCTTGCGGACCTCGGAGAAACTTCCCGCCTATCCCATGCTTCCCCTGCAATTTTGAGAGGAGAGCTTCCGCCCCTGCCGGTCCGGGCTCCTACCCTCTGTGCGGGCTGCATGCACAGGACCGTTTTTTACGCTTTTAAGCAGGCTGCAAAACAGCTTAAAAAAGACTCTCAGATTGAGACTATTTTTTCAGGGGATATCGGCTGTTATACCCTTGGAAACGCATTCCCTCTCAACATGGTTGACACCTGCCTCTGCATGGGGGCAGGAATGAGCATTGCAGGAGGGCTCTTCCGCACGAATCCTGAGGTTAAGCAGGTGGCTTTTATCGGGGACTCTACCTTCTTCCATTCAGGCATCCCTGCTGTGGTAAATGCTGTCTACAATGGAGCCGATGTTACCCTTGCCGTTCTTGACAACCGCACAACTGCCATGACAGGGCACCAGCCCCATCCGGGAATTGGGGTTACTGCCCTCGGAAGTCCCTCAAAGGCCATTGACATTGCCGGTGTGGTCCGGAGCTGTGGCGTTGAATTTGTAAGGATCGTGGAAACAGGTAACCTGGAAAATAGCCTGGAAAACTGCATTGAGGCTGCAAAGGAAGCCATGGAATTCAAAGGGCCTTCTGCAATAGTGTTTAAAGGAAAATGTGTCGGGATTACAAAATCCGGGACAAGACTTACAATTGATCCTGAAATCTGCACAGGCTGCGGATTTTGCGTAAAGCAGCTCGGCTGCCCCGCAATATTCCTCCCTGCAGGAGAAGATAAGCCTCTCATCCAGGACAGCTGCAGCGGCTGCGGGCTCTGTGCACAGATCTGTCCTTCAGGAGCAATCAGGGAAAGCGGGGTGAAGAAATGA
- a CDS encoding type II toxin-antitoxin system death-on-curing family toxin has protein sequence MGPLCFVFSSPFSGGVETLEHMLKFKIRDENSIFRNSMIVLQTIAGCHPFVNGNKRTGIATLIVILRNEGYRLTVNDNTDFM, from the coding sequence ATAGGTCCTCTTTGTTTTGTATTTTCTTCCCCTTTTTCAGGTGGAGTAGAGACTCTTGAGCACATGCTCAAATTTAAAATCAGGGATGAAAACTCCATTTTTAGAAATTCCATGATAGTTTTGCAGACAATAGCAGGTTGTCACCCTTTCGTTAATGGAAACAAAAGAACCGGAATAGCTACTTTGATAGTGATTTTGAGAAATGAAGGATACAGGCTGACAGTTAATGATAATACTGATTTTATGTAA
- a CDS encoding mechanosensitive ion channel family protein, with amino-acid sequence METPETLNTSNETANNSLEANINHFERILNDTIGWFSDNLGTLIFIMFIGVGTILVARTVNHLMESYFKKASGKLHMDITSFRMFKHITVAAIYFLGLIVIIFTIPDLRSLSIALFSGAGLAAIVIGFAAQSTLSNIIAGISLSLFQPFRVGDRLNILNEYGKVTDLNLRHTVIITWDNRRLIIPNSIISNEAIINWTIEDPAVIWTIDIGISYDSDISLARKIMIEEARKNPLVMPPQTLEYSIVKPSFLKPETIANGLMNLTALHTVDPDFKERGEVKVYVTELGDFAVNLCLYVWFKDRSDAYSSGCEIREAIKRRFDSEGIEIPFPYRTIVYKTDIEKEKASGKPASSGTSKMEYSPRSRLTDIDDRTDDETDQ; translated from the coding sequence ATGGAAACTCCGGAAACCCTGAATACTTCTAACGAAACTGCGAATAATTCTCTTGAAGCAAATATAAATCACTTTGAAAGAATATTAAATGATACAATCGGCTGGTTTTCGGATAACCTTGGTACACTGATATTTATTATGTTTATAGGAGTGGGGACCATTCTTGTCGCAAGGACGGTAAACCACCTTATGGAAAGCTACTTCAAAAAGGCAAGCGGTAAGCTGCACATGGACATCACGTCTTTCCGGATGTTCAAGCACATTACGGTTGCAGCGATCTATTTTCTCGGATTGATTGTTATAATATTCACCATTCCTGACTTGCGCAGCCTCTCCATAGCTCTGTTCTCCGGGGCAGGGCTTGCTGCTATCGTGATCGGTTTTGCAGCCCAAAGCACGCTGAGCAACATTATTGCAGGCATTTCCCTGTCTCTCTTTCAGCCTTTCAGGGTAGGAGACCGGCTGAATATTCTGAACGAATACGGAAAGGTTACTGACCTTAACCTCAGGCATACGGTAATCATAACCTGGGATAACAGGCGGCTTATCATCCCCAACTCGATAATCAGCAACGAAGCAATAATCAACTGGACCATCGAAGACCCTGCGGTTATCTGGACGATAGACATCGGGATCAGCTATGATTCGGATATCAGCCTGGCAAGAAAAATTATGATTGAAGAAGCCCGAAAAAACCCCCTGGTAATGCCCCCCCAGACCCTGGAATACAGCATTGTAAAGCCAAGTTTCCTGAAACCTGAGACCATTGCAAACGGACTTATGAACCTGACCGCGCTGCATACCGTTGATCCTGATTTCAAGGAAAGGGGAGAGGTAAAAGTATACGTGACGGAACTTGGGGATTTTGCCGTAAATCTCTGCCTGTATGTCTGGTTCAAGGATAGGAGTGACGCCTACAGTTCAGGGTGCGAGATCAGAGAAGCAATAAAAAGGCGCTTTGACAGCGAAGGCATCGAAATTCCGTTCCCCTACAGGACTATCGTGTACAAGACGGATATTGAGAAAGAAAAGGCTTCTGGAAAACCTGCTTCATCAGGCACTAGTAAAATGGAATACTCCCCACGGAGCAGGCTAACTGATATTGACGATAGAACAGATGATGAAACAGATCAATAA
- a CDS encoding CoA-binding protein, whose amino-acid sequence MEPTASDWINFWDANSFAVITDNTKPAMKWTVSELKKQGKKVYVVDLSEKPDPGSLKSVSELPIGLDRAVIGITKSEPGDLISVLKEKGAKKVWIHWKTETEKALSACRDEELEYLAGRCPMMYLGSGLSIHGLHRTIAKMTGKY is encoded by the coding sequence ATGGAACCAACAGCTTCAGATTGGATTAACTTCTGGGATGCAAACAGTTTTGCAGTGATTACCGACAATACAAAGCCAGCCATGAAATGGACAGTCTCGGAACTAAAAAAGCAGGGCAAAAAAGTCTATGTCGTTGACCTGTCCGAAAAACCCGACCCTGGCTCCCTGAAAAGCGTTTCCGAACTTCCGATCGGCCTGGACCGCGCCGTCATCGGCATAACAAAATCCGAACCTGGAGACCTGATCTCCGTCCTGAAAGAAAAAGGCGCAAAAAAAGTCTGGATTCACTGGAAAACCGAAACCGAAAAAGCCCTCAGTGCCTGCAGAGATGAAGAACTCGAATACCTGGCAGGTCGCTGCCCCATGATGTACCTCGGAAGCGGGCTCAGTATACACGGATTGCACAGGACGATTGCAAAGATGACGGGGAAGTACTGA
- the iscB gene encoding RNA-guided endonuclease IscB — MLVFVINQNKKPLMPCKPSKARKLLQAGKAKVVRNTPFTIKLLFGSSGYTQPVTAGMDTGSKVVGCAAIANGKVLYQSEIYLRENVFKKMEQRKMYRRTRRGRKTRYRPARFDNRGNSTKGGRLAPSIRSKLEAHFREKMFVESLLPVTGWKVELASFDIHKITNPEVSGVGYQEGNLKGFYNVKAYVLNRDGYTCQHCRGKSKDSRLHCHHIVFRSQKGSDAPKNLITLCETYHKALHNGEFKLSGKKSKTKHATEIGILKSQIRKSGWNFAETFGYETKYRREQVLKLLKTHYFDAVAICCRDDQKVEVEDSVLVKRNVPAGDYQQRRGKRSEKKIPTGKLFGLRKFDLVKTEKGIGFIRGKRSSGYFSISDIFGNKISDSVNVKKKCRRLSARSTTLIQMVQMTHSSPTCHFRQAGNVEEGVSC; from the coding sequence ATGTTAGTTTTCGTAATCAATCAAAACAAAAAACCACTAATGCCCTGTAAACCTTCAAAAGCCAGAAAGCTACTGCAAGCAGGCAAGGCAAAAGTGGTCCGAAATACTCCATTCACAATCAAGTTACTTTTCGGAAGCAGTGGGTATACTCAACCTGTAACTGCAGGGATGGATACCGGCTCTAAGGTAGTGGGCTGTGCAGCCATTGCTAACGGAAAAGTGTTGTATCAGTCCGAAATCTACCTTAGAGAAAATGTTTTTAAAAAGATGGAACAACGGAAGATGTACCGGAGAACCAGAAGAGGTAGAAAAACAAGGTATAGACCTGCAAGATTTGATAACCGGGGAAATTCAACAAAAGGAGGAAGATTGGCTCCTTCTATCCGAAGCAAACTTGAAGCTCATTTCCGGGAAAAGATGTTTGTGGAATCCCTGCTTCCTGTAACCGGGTGGAAGGTAGAACTTGCTTCCTTTGATATTCACAAAATAACAAATCCGGAGGTTTCCGGGGTTGGGTATCAGGAAGGGAACCTTAAGGGTTTCTACAATGTCAAAGCTTACGTTCTGAACAGGGACGGGTACACCTGCCAGCACTGCAGGGGAAAGTCAAAGGATTCCCGGCTACATTGCCATCACATTGTTTTCAGGTCACAGAAGGGATCAGATGCTCCGAAAAACCTGATTACGCTTTGTGAAACCTATCACAAAGCCCTGCACAATGGAGAATTCAAGCTTTCAGGGAAAAAGTCAAAAACAAAACATGCAACTGAAATAGGGATCCTCAAATCCCAAATCCGGAAATCCGGCTGGAATTTTGCAGAGACTTTCGGGTACGAAACAAAGTACAGGAGAGAGCAGGTCTTGAAGTTGTTAAAAACACATTACTTTGATGCTGTTGCTATCTGTTGCAGGGACGATCAGAAAGTAGAGGTAGAAGATTCGGTTTTAGTAAAAAGAAACGTTCCTGCAGGAGATTATCAGCAGCGGAGAGGGAAGAGATCAGAGAAGAAAATACCTACCGGAAAGCTGTTTGGGCTCAGGAAATTTGATCTTGTAAAAACGGAAAAAGGGATCGGGTTCATTCGTGGCAAACGGTCATCCGGGTATTTTTCAATCTCAGATATATTCGGAAACAAAATTTCAGATAGTGTTAATGTTAAGAAAAAATGCAGGAGACTGAGTGCGAGGAGTACAACATTAATTCAGATGGTACAGATGACGCATTCCTCCCCCACCTGCCATTTCCGGCAAGCCGGAAATGTCGAGGAGGGGGTCTCCTGCTGA
- a CDS encoding indolepyruvate oxidoreductase subunit beta yields MKGEKAKSDGAKSDGAKSDGAKSDGAKLQGMKYDILIAGVGGQGVVLASRMLALAAMKAGFRVSTAETIGMSQREGSVSSHIRIGDEIQGSLIPTGQADLLIGLEPAETVRNLPFLKKAGKTIVNSHSIPPASKPPGSPEYDPAALLAFLEAHVPGILCLDFTQLAEDAGTYRAANVAMLGAAVGIGMLPFSREIILAVLETEIPEKHRAVNRAAFEGAINKIKLSSGHPDREQKVNLNV; encoded by the coding sequence ATGAAGGGAGAAAAAGCAAAATCTGATGGAGCAAAATCTGATGGAGCAAAATCTGATGGAGCAAAATCTGATGGAGCAAAACTTCAGGGAATGAAATATGATATTTTAATTGCAGGTGTCGGAGGGCAGGGTGTTGTGCTCGCTTCCCGCATGCTTGCGCTTGCTGCAATGAAAGCCGGGTTCCGGGTGAGCACCGCCGAAACCATAGGCATGTCCCAGAGGGAAGGTTCGGTAAGCAGCCATATAAGGATCGGAGATGAGATTCAGGGTTCCCTTATCCCCACGGGGCAGGCAGACCTGCTTATAGGGCTTGAACCTGCAGAAACCGTAAGAAACCTGCCTTTCCTGAAAAAAGCCGGAAAAACCATAGTTAACTCTCATTCCATCCCTCCGGCATCAAAGCCCCCGGGAAGCCCTGAATACGACCCTGCAGCTTTGCTGGCTTTTCTGGAAGCTCACGTTCCGGGCATACTTTGCCTTGATTTTACACAGCTTGCAGAAGACGCGGGCACATACAGGGCTGCAAATGTTGCAATGCTGGGGGCGGCTGTGGGTATAGGTATGCTGCCTTTTTCAAGAGAAATTATTCTGGCAGTACTTGAAACCGAAATTCCTGAAAAACACAGGGCTGTAAACCGGGCTGCATTTGAAGGCGCGATCAATAAAATAAAGTTAAGTTCCGGGCACCCGGACCGGGAACAGAAGGTGAATTTAAATGTATGA
- a CDS encoding pentapeptide repeat-containing protein: MYCWPRKESRRSASLRSCLQLSGCHLSGCHLSGCHLSGCHLSGYHLSGCHLSGCHLSGCHLSGYHLSGYHLSGCHLSGYHLSGCHLSGYHLSGCHLSGCHLSGCHLSGCHLSGCHLSGCHLSGYHLSGCHLSGYHLSGCHLSGCHLSGCHLSGCHLSGCHLSGCRQKEAHCPEG; encoded by the coding sequence TTGTATTGTTGGCCTCGAAAGGAATCGAGAAGAAGTGCCAGTCTCCGGTCTTGTCTTCAACTGTCTGGTTGCCATCTGTCTGGTTGCCATCTGTCTGGTTGCCATCTATCTGGTTGCCATCTGTCTGGTTACCATCTGTCTGGTTGCCATCTGTCTGGTTGCCATCTGTCTGGTTGCCATCTGTCTGGTTACCATCTGTCTGGTTACCATCTGTCTGGTTGCCATCTGTCTGGTTACCATCTGTCTGGTTGCCATCTGTCTGGTTACCATCTGTCTGGTTGCCATCTATCTGGTTGCCATCTATCTGGTTGCCATCTATCTGGTTGCCATCTGTCTGGTTGCCATCTGTCTGGTTGCCATCTGTCTGGTTACCATCTGTCTGGTTGCCATCTGTCTGGTTACCATCTGTCTGGTTGCCATCTGTCTGGTTGCCATCTATCTGGTTGCCATCTGTCTGGTTGCCATCTATCTGGTTGCCATCTGTCTGGTTGCCGTCAAAAGGAAGCCCACTGTCCGGAGGGATGA
- a CDS encoding IS1634 family transposase, whose translation MHITTNALDHHGIVCGVFDELEIGSIIDEALPKVGQHKLAHSIVIKAMILNCLGFTDSRLYLYSQYFENLPVERLLGPGVSASDLTDDVLGRTLDKIYEADPTQLFMKLSMKMMEIVNLKVMQLHCDDTNFSVHGDYEPEDGSSAIELTYGHAKDKRYDLKRFSMGMIVNQYGMPLFTQAYSGNSSDKETIVEAMKRLKENIEFPDDVYLIADSSLYSEDNVKALKDMKWITRVPSTINLCKELLTSDLEFKQGEDPRYSFYETMVEYGGIKQKWVGVHSTEMHKRKDITFEKKIKKIVKEAQKDLKELKKIEFACEEDARAALERWKKKKPYCLLGTVDISTISKRENGKKGRPKKGEKLVTHYVVDAKAIRNEELVQHEKKYHGRFIIVSNDLNLDAEEMLEKYKNQSKVEKGFRFIKDKSFRVSEVYLKKPERIEALSMIMVLTLMVYSVAEWKLREKLKETGESIPNQVKKQTQKPTLKWVFMLMRGITEVEVKTKSKTKIQVANLDEIKEKLIRLMGKSCEKYYF comes from the coding sequence ATGCACATTACTACTAACGCCCTGGACCATCACGGTATAGTTTGTGGAGTTTTCGATGAACTTGAAATTGGAAGTATTATCGATGAAGCGCTTCCCAAAGTTGGGCAGCATAAGTTAGCTCATTCAATAGTGATAAAGGCAATGATTCTTAATTGCCTTGGATTCACTGACAGTCGCCTTTACCTGTACTCTCAATATTTTGAAAATCTTCCCGTTGAAAGATTACTTGGTCCTGGAGTTAGTGCATCAGATCTTACTGATGACGTTTTAGGGCGAACTCTTGATAAGATCTACGAAGCAGATCCGACTCAACTGTTCATGAAACTTTCCATGAAAATGATGGAAATTGTGAACCTTAAGGTAATGCAACTTCATTGCGATGATACCAATTTCAGCGTTCATGGAGACTATGAACCTGAAGATGGTAGCTCTGCCATTGAACTCACTTATGGTCATGCAAAAGATAAGAGATATGATTTGAAGCGTTTTTCAATGGGGATGATTGTAAACCAGTATGGAATGCCATTATTTACACAGGCTTATTCTGGAAATTCATCCGACAAAGAAACCATAGTAGAAGCCATGAAACGACTTAAGGAAAACATAGAGTTCCCTGATGATGTTTATTTAATAGCTGATAGCTCTCTGTATTCTGAAGATAATGTCAAAGCATTAAAAGACATGAAATGGATCACTCGTGTTCCCTCAACTATAAATCTTTGTAAAGAGCTACTGACTTCTGATCTTGAGTTTAAACAGGGGGAAGATCCACGCTACTCGTTTTATGAAACGATGGTTGAATATGGTGGCATAAAACAAAAATGGGTAGGTGTTCACTCCACCGAGATGCATAAAAGAAAAGACATTACATTTGAAAAGAAAATAAAAAAGATTGTCAAGGAAGCTCAGAAAGATCTTAAAGAGCTTAAAAAAATAGAGTTTGCATGTGAAGAGGACGCAAGAGCAGCCCTGGAAAGATGGAAGAAGAAGAAACCTTACTGTTTGCTGGGAACAGTTGACATCTCCACAATCTCAAAAAGAGAAAACGGTAAGAAGGGAAGGCCAAAAAAGGGTGAAAAACTTGTCACTCATTATGTTGTGGATGCAAAAGCTATCAGGAATGAAGAACTCGTACAGCATGAAAAAAAGTATCATGGAAGATTTATAATCGTAAGCAATGACCTGAATCTTGATGCTGAAGAGATGCTGGAAAAATACAAAAACCAGAGTAAAGTGGAAAAAGGATTCAGGTTCATAAAGGACAAAAGTTTCAGGGTTTCTGAGGTGTATCTTAAGAAACCCGAAAGAATTGAAGCATTGTCAATGATCATGGTTTTAACTCTGATGGTTTACTCAGTAGCAGAATGGAAGCTGAGAGAAAAACTAAAAGAAACAGGGGAATCAATACCGAACCAGGTTAAAAAACAAACTCAAAAGCCGACATTGAAATGGGTTTTCATGCTGATGAGGGGGATTACGGAAGTGGAAGTAAAAACGAAATCAAAAACAAAAATTCAAGTTGCCAACCTGGATGAGATTAAGGAGAAGTTAATAAGGTTGATGGGAAAGAGTTGTGAAAAATACTATTTTTGA
- a CDS encoding tetratricopeptide repeat protein, translated as MSKLGNNLSGLYEKMGEYDEVLPLLERSLKIFEKKLGPTHPYFKTTEQNIQALKEKMKEK; from the coding sequence CTGTCAAAGTTAGGAAACAATCTCTCTGGACTTTATGAAAAGATGGGAGAATATGACGAGGTTTTGCCTTTGCTTGAACGCTCCCTTAAAATATTTGAGAAAAAACTTGGTCCCACCCACCCATATTTCAAGACAACTGAACAAAATATTCAGGCTCTTAAAGAGAAAATGAAAGAAAAGTGA
- a CDS encoding mechanosensitive ion channel family protein, translating into MVTLDTLNSTQNITSNTSTYIEENMSYFDEILGKTFSLFSNNFDTLLFIIFIGMGTILVARTVNNLMENYFTKASSKLRMDTTAFRMFRHITVAGIYFVGLIVIIFRFPNLQSLSVALFTGAGVAGIVIGFAAQSTLSNIIAGISLAIFQPFRVGDRLNIMNEYGKVTDLNLRHTVIITWDNRRLIIPNSVISNEAIINWTIEDPAVIWPVNVGISYDSDISLAKKIMIEEARKHPLVMPLQNMEYSVVKPSFLKPETFANGFKNLSVLRNVDPDFRDKGEVNVYVTELGDFAVNLRLLVWFKDRSDAYSSGCELREAIKRRFDSEGIEIPYPYRTIVYKTDIHKEKSPEKSASAEKSKIKYAPRSRLTDIDDKTGIDDETGFDDETGQ; encoded by the coding sequence ATGGTAACCCTGGATACTCTTAATTCTACCCAAAATATTACCTCGAATACCTCCACCTATATAGAAGAAAATATGTCTTACTTTGACGAGATATTAGGTAAAACATTTTCCCTGTTCTCAAATAACTTCGATACCCTCTTATTCATCATTTTCATAGGTATGGGCACCATCCTTGTTGCAAGGACTGTAAACAACCTTATGGAGAATTACTTTACAAAAGCAAGCAGCAAGCTGCGGATGGATACAACAGCTTTCCGGATGTTCAGGCACATTACGGTTGCAGGGATCTATTTTGTCGGCCTGATTGTTATAATATTCAGATTCCCTAACCTGCAGAGTCTCTCCGTAGCCCTCTTTACAGGGGCAGGGGTTGCTGGTATCGTTATCGGTTTTGCGGCTCAGAGCACGCTGAGCAATATTATTGCAGGCATTTCCCTGGCTATTTTTCAACCTTTCAGGGTTGGAGACAGGCTGAATATTATGAACGAATACGGAAAGGTTACGGACCTCAACCTCAGGCATACTGTAATCATAACCTGGGATAACAGGCGCCTTATCATCCCTAACTCAGTAATTAGCAACGAAGCGATTATCAACTGGACCATAGAAGACCCTGCGGTTATCTGGCCAGTAAACGTCGGAATCAGTTATGACTCTGATATTAGCCTGGCAAAAAAAATCATGATTGAGGAAGCCAGAAAGCATCCCCTGGTCATGCCTCTCCAGAACATGGAGTACAGCGTTGTAAAGCCCAGTTTCCTGAAACCTGAGACCTTTGCAAATGGATTCAAGAACCTGTCCGTGCTCCGTAATGTAGACCCGGATTTCAGGGACAAAGGAGAGGTTAATGTATACGTGACAGAGCTTGGGGATTTTGCCGTAAATCTCCGCCTGCTGGTATGGTTTAAAGACAGGAGCGATGCATACAGTTCAGGGTGTGAATTAAGGGAAGCAATTAAAAGGCGCTTTGATAGTGAAGGTATAGAAATTCCGTATCCGTACAGGACTATCGTGTACAAGACAGATATTCACAAGGAAAAGTCTCCTGAAAAATCCGCCTCAGCAGAAAAAAGTAAAATAAAATATGCTCCAAGGAGCAGGCTAACTGATATTGACGATAAAACAGGTATTGACGATGAAACCGGTTTTGACGATGAAACAGGTCAATAA
- a CDS encoding phenylacetate--CoA ligase family protein — MYEASLESELDPDIQLYHPELSEEDTLAKLKGLLKRVVEGSPFYQKKFKEANVDIEKIKSLEDLKLLPFTNKEELRDAYPLGLQAVPDSVIVRIHSSSGTTGKPVIIPYTRKDVDVWAELMMRCYMLAGLTNQDRIQITPGYGLWTAGIGFQLGAERLGAMAIPTGPGNTEKQLELLTDLKTTVLTSTSSYALLLAEEIEKRGLKDQIHLRVGIIGSERWSEKMRSRIENELGIETFDIYGLTEIYGPGIALDCSYHEGMHYWSDHLLFEIIDPITGEQLPEGTLGELVITTLTKEGAPLIRYRTRDLTRIIPGLCKCGCPFPRIDRILGRSDDRIKIKAVNIYPGQIEDIIHRVPGVSSEYQIILTRKDGRDNMTFRVEIEEAEDPVKKGKTEKALGKAFKDFIGVSVDIVGVKLGELPRSMKKTKRVIDEREL; from the coding sequence ATGTATGAAGCATCCCTGGAGTCTGAACTCGATCCGGATATCCAGCTCTACCATCCCGAACTCTCGGAAGAAGATACCCTTGCAAAACTGAAGGGACTGCTTAAACGTGTGGTTGAAGGAAGTCCGTTTTACCAGAAAAAGTTCAAAGAAGCAAATGTGGACATCGAGAAAATAAAGTCTCTTGAAGACCTGAAACTCCTTCCTTTCACAAACAAAGAGGAACTCAGGGACGCCTATCCCCTCGGGCTGCAGGCAGTTCCTGATTCCGTAATCGTCAGGATCCATTCTTCTTCCGGAACAACTGGCAAGCCTGTCATTATCCCCTATACCCGTAAGGATGTCGATGTCTGGGCAGAGCTGATGATGCGCTGCTACATGCTGGCAGGCCTTACCAACCAGGACAGGATCCAGATTACCCCCGGGTACGGACTCTGGACTGCAGGGATCGGGTTTCAGCTCGGAGCCGAGCGCCTTGGAGCAATGGCAATACCCACAGGTCCGGGGAACACCGAAAAACAGCTTGAGCTGCTTACCGATCTCAAGACCACAGTCCTTACAAGTACCTCTTCATATGCACTTTTGCTTGCCGAAGAGATTGAAAAACGCGGCTTGAAGGACCAGATCCACCTCCGGGTAGGAATTATTGGCTCAGAACGCTGGAGCGAGAAGATGCGCAGCAGGATCGAAAACGAACTCGGAATCGAAACCTTTGACATCTACGGGCTGACCGAAATTTATGGTCCAGGAATTGCCCTTGACTGCTCCTACCACGAAGGGATGCACTACTGGTCTGACCACCTGCTTTTTGAGATAATCGACCCTATAACCGGCGAGCAACTTCCTGAAGGCACGCTCGGTGAACTTGTAATTACCACCCTCACAAAGGAAGGAGCGCCTCTGATCCGCTACAGGACAAGAGACCTGACGCGCATAATTCCCGGGCTCTGTAAATGTGGCTGCCCTTTCCCAAGAATTGACAGGATCCTCGGAAGGTCTGACGACCGCATAAAAATCAAGGCCGTAAATATCTACCCTGGCCAGATCGAGGATATTATCCACAGGGTCCCCGGAGTCAGTAGTGAGTATCAGATTATCCTTACGCGCAAAGACGGCAGGGATAATATGACCTTCAGGGTTGAAATTGAAGAAGCAGAAGACCCTGTAAAGAAAGGAAAAACTGAAAAAGCCCTGGGAAAAGCATTCAAGGACTTTATCGGGGTAAGTGTGGATATTGTTGGTGTGAAGCTCGGGGAACTGCCAAGAAGCATGAAAAAGACAAAAAGAGTGATTGATGAAAGGGAACTCTAA